Proteins encoded together in one Pseudomonas sp. TCU-HL1 window:
- a CDS encoding CDGSH iron-sulfur domain-containing protein yields the protein MPDPILPEVRLLQPGDCCRLCRCGRSPQLPDCPPDCADGFELTARREQRLLLCRCGQSARLPWCDGSHSPPTPSLGQRWRRFWKGE from the coding sequence ATGCCGGACCCGATCCTTCCTGAAGTCCGCCTGCTCCAGCCCGGCGATTGCTGCCGGCTTTGCCGTTGCGGTCGTTCGCCGCAACTGCCTGATTGCCCGCCCGATTGTGCTGACGGCTTCGAGCTGACCGCTCGCCGTGAGCAGCGGCTGCTGCTGTGTCGCTGCGGACAGTCGGCGCGATTGCCCTGGTGCGATGGCAGCCACAGCCCGCCCACCCCCAGCCTCGGGCAACGCTGGCGACGCTTCTGGAAAGGTGAGTAG
- a CDS encoding YqfO family protein, whose protein sequence is MYKLCFYVPESHLEPVKKAIFAAGGGRIGAYDSCCWQALGQGQFRPQEGSNPYLGQSGIVEQVAEWKVEMVVADELIHEAVKALKKAHPYETPAFEVWRLSDLVF, encoded by the coding sequence ATGTACAAGCTGTGCTTCTACGTTCCGGAGAGCCATCTGGAACCCGTGAAAAAAGCCATTTTCGCCGCAGGCGGCGGGCGCATCGGCGCCTATGACAGCTGCTGCTGGCAGGCTCTCGGCCAGGGCCAGTTCCGCCCCCAGGAGGGCAGCAATCCCTACCTGGGCCAGTCCGGAATAGTCGAGCAGGTCGCCGAGTGGAAGGTGGAAATGGTGGTGGCTGACGAACTGATCCATGAGGCGGTCAAGGCCCTGAAGAAGGCGCACCCCTACGAAACCCCGGCCTTCGAAGTCTGGCGACTGTCCGACCTGGTGTTCTGA